The genome window AACTCACCTGCTTTGAGGATCTTTCCCGATGGATTTGCTGACGACTCTCCCCGGCTCGCTGATGGAACATTTTTTCCCCGCCGGGTGGGATCTCAAGAAGATTGACGCCTGCGTCGACGACGACCCGAAGTCGATCACCATCCGCCAGAAGTTCTGGCATCCCAAGTTCCAGCCGGTCCCCTGCGACTCGATCCACGACTTCGACACGCTACTCGGCCACGAGATCGCCCTCACGATCAAGCAGAGCCGCGACGCCGGCGAGAAGCTGGCCCTGATTCTGCCCGTCGGGCCCATGGGGATGTACCGCTGGGCGGTCTATTTCCTGACCGAGTGGGGTGTGCCATGCGACCACGTCTTCGGCTTCAACATGGATGAGTGGAGCGACGCCCAGGGGAACACTCTGCCGTCGACCAATCCCGGGGCGTTCCAGTACGCGATGGAGCAGGCGTTCTACGGGCCGCTCGGCAAGTTGACCGTCCCCAAGAAGCAGCGGAATTTTGCACTGAAGAAGAATCTGCCGACTTACGCCGACCGGATTGGCGAGTTGAAGTCTGGCGGGGCGAAGCTGGGGGTGATCTTCGGGATCGGGCGGGTCTGTCACATCGCTTTCTGGGAGCCGCACTTTGCGGCGGAATACAAGACCGAGGCGGAGTGGAAGCAGCAGTCGTACCGGATCGGGGCGAAGCTTCATCCGCTGACGGTGGAGCAGAACGCGATTACCAGCTTCAAGAGCCGGACGACGCTTGTTCCGGCATATGCCAACACGATTGGGCCGGCGCTGTTCCTGAGTGCTGATAAGATCATTGGCGGGGCGGACGGGACGCTGGGGCGCGGGATGATGTGGCAGGGTTTGAGCCTGTGGATGACGCTGCGGCACGGTCCGAGTCCGTGGATTCCTTCGAGCTACATGCCGACGCAGCCGGGGCGTTTGTTCTTTTTGAAGGAACTGGCGGGACCGCTTGTGGCCGAGTGCAATTGAGACGCCACAGAGTAGCGCGCCGGTCCAGATCGCGTTCTGGCCGGCAGAGCGCTGTTTGCTCAAACCCAACGTGCGACGGCAGCCGGGGTCAAGGGGGTCACCCCTTGCCGCCGGAGGCAGTCTGGTGAGGAACCGTGGGATACAACGGATGTTTCCTTTATGGGACCGGCGTTGAGGACTCCCTCAAAATACACCGCTTGCGATGCACTCCCCGCGTGTTCGTGATGGGGCATCCGGCACCTTGTCCGCGTTTGGATACGTACTCCTTCAGACATCTCTCGACGGCCAGGCCTCCGGCGGGCAAAGGGGGATTCTCCCCCCTTGCATCCCCCCACCAGGGTGCCCCTGGACCCGGTTGATCGGCCCTGCTGGTCTGCCGCGATCGAGGAAGCGTCTGCGGAGCGGATCCGACGTACACAAAACAGAACCGAGGTCGTATAAGTTAGGACCAGGATTCCGAGAGCGGGGGCGCCTCGACATGATTCGGGATCACTGGCTCGGCTGGCAGGCTCATCCCGCGGAGCGAGATGACTGCATTGATCGCGACGGTGGAGGTTTCGATGGTGCGACGGATTGGCCTCGGTCTTCTTCTGGCCTGGTGTCTGGCGATCTCGGTGCAAGAGGCCACGGCGGGAACGTCGAACAGCCTCATGGACATCTCGACCGACGGGAAGCTGATGGCGTGCGCCAATCGCGACGCCAACAGCCTCTCGATCATCGACCTGTCCTCGAAGAAGACAACTCACGTCCTCCCGATCGGCCTCCATCCCGAAGGAGTGACGTTCCTCGGCGACTCGCACGATGTTGCCGTCGCGGTCTACGGCGACGACCTCATCAAGGTGGTCTCGGCCGAGACGGGCGAGACGAAGCAATCGATCGAAGTCTTCGACGAACCCTACAGCGTCGTGGCCTCGAAGGACGGCGCGACGATCTATGCCACGCTCGACTACCCGGGGAAGGTCCTGGCTATCGACGCGGCGTCCGGGAAGATCACACAGGAGTGGTCCGCCGGCCAGTTCCTCCGCGGGCTCGCCCTCGGTCCGGACGGGACGCGGCTCTACGTCACTGAGTACTACACCGGGATCGTGAAAGCGGTCGACACCGCCACCGGCCAGGTGGTCGAGGAATGGGTCGGCTCCGCGCAGGACAACCTCGCCCGGCAGATCATCCTCCATCCCTCGCGACCCAAGGCATACGTCCCACATATCCGCTCGCGGATCACGGTCGCCCAGGGGGACGGCTCGATCTTTCCATACATCAGCATGATCGACACCGACTCGAAGGAAGAGTCGCGGCGGCGGCGGGTCCAGATGGACTCCTTCCGCGGAACGTATGTGACCGCCAACCCGTCGGAAGTCGCGGTCTCGCCCGACGGCTCGCGGCTCTTCGTCGTGTTCGGCGGAACGGACGACATGTTCGTCTGCGACGTCCTCGACGATAACTACCGCGAGATCAAGTTCCGGCAGCTCATCCAGCTCGGGGCGAATCCCCGCGCAGTCCGCGTCTCGCCCGACGGCGAGCGGTTCTACGTCTACAACGCCCTCGACTATCAGGTCGTCTCCTACGACGCCGGGAGCGGCGAGCCGCTCGGCAAGATTCAGACCTGCGAGAACCCGCACGACGAGGAGATGTGGCTCGGCAAGCGGCTGTTCTATCTCGCGAAGCAGCCAATGGTCGGATTGCGGTGGATCTCCTGCTCGAGCTGCCATCCCGACGGCGACCCCGATGGCCGGACCTGGCAGCAGCCCGAGGGCCTGCGGCAGACGCAGCCCCTCGCCGGCCTCGCCTGGACGCATCCGCTCCACTGGTCGGCGGACCGCGATGAAGTCCAGGACTTCGAACACACCGTCCGCGGACCGCTGATGCAGGGCCGGGGGCTCGTGAAGGGCCGGATCCACGATTCGCTCGCCAATCCGAACAGCGGCCTTTCGAAGGAACTCGACGCCCTCGCGGTCTACTCGAACTCCCACCAGTTCCCGCTGAGCCCGTACGCCAGGAACGGCCTATCGGCCGCCGCGAAGCGTGGTCAGACGCTGTTCCACTCGGAAGCGGTCGGCTGTGCCAAGTGCCACAGCGGCGCGTTCTACAGTGACTCCCGGCCGGGCGAAAAGTTCACGATGCACGACGTCGGGACCGGCACCGCAGACAAGTCCGAGAAGATGGGAACGAAGTACGACAGCCCGACGCTGCTCGGTCTCTATCGCTCCGCCCCGTACCTCCACGATGGCACCGCGGCGACGCTCGAAGAGGTTCTGACGACGCAGAACGCCGGCGACCGCCACGGCAAGACGAGCCAGCTTTCGAAGACAGAAGTCGCCGACCTCGTCGAGTTCCTCAAGGCCCTGCCGTTCGAGGACCCCGTCCCCGCCGCGAAGGACCAGGGACTCAAGCAGGTCCGGAAGTAGCGGCGGATCGGTCGCGAGCCCGGCGGCGGAATCCGACCAGGATCGCGACCCCCGCGGTGGCGATGAGGCTCCACTTGAGCTTCGTCAGGAGCGACGCGGCGACGATCCGGGCGTCTGAGGCGGCGTTCGGATCGGACGCGATCGACGCCAGGAGTCCGTTCTCTCCCCAGTCGGCGAGGACGATCCCGACCGGCAGCCAGAGGAGCCGGGGGCCGGCCCTGGGATAGAGCCGGGCCAGCGGGATCGCCAGGAGCGTCGCGAACAGGACCGGGAAGACGAGATCGAGCGACAGGAGCGTGCGGACATAGAGCGTCCGCCCCTCGTCGCCGATGGTCGCCAGGAAGGTCCGGGCTGACTCTGGCGTGTAATGGAACTGCTCGTCGAGGGCTCTGTTCACCGCGCCGAACTTCGCAGCCCGCAGACGGAAACCGGCTCCCGCGACGAGGAGCAGGATCACGACCGTCAGGACGAAGCCTCGCGGCAGCCGGCGGCGAAGTCGGTCCTGAAGGGGCGTCAGCAGGGGGGGCATGGTCCGTCGGCCGTCAAGAATGGAGGCGGGGGTCAGACGCGGCAGAGGTGGCTCAGGCCCGCGGCTTGGCGAGGGTCACCTTCAGCGTGACCTCCTCCATCCCGCGGCGGACGGTGACGTCCACCTCTTCTCCCGCTTTGAACTTCCGCAGCGCGAGATCGAAGTCGTCGAGGCTGCCGACCTTGTCCTTGCCGACGCCGATGATGACGTCCCCCGCCTTGATCCCACCCTTCTCGGCCGGGCTGTCCGGCGCGACCCCCTGGATGGCGTACCCCTTCGCATCGCTGTTGAAGTCCGGGATGCTGCCGAAGTAGGGCCGGCTTCCTTCGCGGGCGAGCTGCGAATTCCCTTCGATCCGGATGTACTCCGGCCGCTTGTCCGCCCGGGCGATCCCCAGGATGAGCTGCTCGTAGAAGTCGCAGATCCGCCGCATGCCGGGGACGTTGAGCTTGTCCCAGTCGTCCGCCGGGCGGTGGTAGTCGGCATGCAGTCCCGTGAAGACATGCATCACCGGGATCTTTTTGGCGTAGAACGATGAGTGGTCGCTCGGGCCGAACCCTTCGGGCTTCTTCGTGATCTCGAACTTGAGCGACTTGTTCGCTTCGTCGACGAGCGCGTTCCAGACCGGGGCGGTTCCGGTGCCGTAGACCGTGAGCTTGTCGGCGTCGAGGCGGCCGATCATGTCGAGGTTGAACATCGCGATCGTGTCTTCGAGCGGCACGAGCGGCGTCTTGACGTAGTAGGCCGAGCCGAGGAGGCCCCGTTCTTCGCCGGTGAAGGCGATGAAGACGATCCGTCGCGGGATCCGCTCCCGCTCGGCGGAGAGGCGGCGGACGAGTTCCAACAGCCCCGCGGTCCCCGAGGCGTTGTCGTCCGCCCCGTTGTGGATTTCCTTCGAGCCCGGCAGCATCGAGCCTTCCTCGCCGTAGCCGAGGTGATCGTAGTGGGCTCCGACGACGATCGTCTCCTTGGCGAGCGGGCCGGCGGCCGGTTCGAGGACGCCGACGACGTTCTTGATCTTCGCCCGGAGGACTTTGAGGTGAACCTGGCCGACCGCTTTCCAGCCGATCAGGTCGGCGGAGAGGGGCTTGCCGGTCTTGTCGATCTCGGCCTCGATCTCCTCAGAGGTCTTCTTGAGGGTCGCCTTGAGGACCGGGTCGAGGACGGAGCGCTTGAGGTGGAAGATCGGGACCGAGTCCCCCGGCTTCGCGCCGCCGTAGCCGAAGGCCATCAGCGGGTCGGTGTCGTTCTTCTCGACCTGTTCCTTCACTTCGCGGTAGTGCTTGGCTGCTTCGGCGAGGGTCTTGCGGACCTCTTCGTTCTTGTCCGCGGGCGTGGAGTCGAAGGCGAGGGCCGCTTCGGCGATGCGGCTGCGTGCTTTCTCGAGCTGCTCCTGAAGCCGGGCGGCGTCGTCGCGACCGGTGTGCGGGTCGTTGAGGAGGATGATCCCCTTGGCCCCGCGGCGGAAGGCGTTGCTGACCTTGGTCCGGAGGGCTCCGTACTGGGCGGCGCCGTGGCCGGAGAACGGTCCGTCCTTGGCGTCCTGCTGAGGGGTCCGCCGCATCAGGACGACGACCTTGTCCTTGACGTCGATGCCGTCGTAGTCGTTGTAGGCCCCTTCGATGTCGATGCCGTAGCCGACGAAGACGAGGGGCGTGTCGAGTGTCCCGCTGTCGCCGAACGAGCCGACTTCGAAGTCCCCTTTGATCTTGAGGGGCGTCGCCTTCCCGTCCGGTCCGACCAGCGCGAGTTCGTTGGTCCCTTCCAGTTCGACGCCGTTGACGACGTCGAACTCCTGGAAGGCGTCACCGTCGTCGACGGTGACGTTGAGTCCGGCCGCAGCGAACTGGTCGCGGATGAAGTCGGCCGCTTTGTTGATCCCCTGGGTGCCGAGGCCGCGGCCTTCCCATTCGTCGGAGGCGAGCTGGCGGACGTCGTCGAGAAGCCGCTTCTCGGAGTCGGTCGTGGCATCTGCCAGGAGGAGTGATGCTCCGGCGAGGAGGCCAAGAGCTGTCAGGGTTGTCAGGGGGAGCAGACGGCGAAGGGACAACGGCATCGGCGGGACCTTGCTGGCAGGAATTTTCCGTCGCGTTGCGCGGGGAGGGGGCTCGATGTGGTGGAGCGGGTCGAGTCTATCGGACGTCTGTGGATGGACGAAAGCGGTGGGCCGTTCGCTTTTCGGGCGGGTGGGCGGAACCACGTTCATGCCGGACGGACTTTCATGGCTCAAACCCAACGTGCCACGGCAGCCGGGGTCAAGGGGCCAAGAAAACAACACAGCCCCTTGCCGCCGGAGGCGCTTCTGTGAGGAACCGTGGTCAGCAACGGATGTTCCTTTTGTGGGACCAGCGTTGAGGACTCCACGCTCGCCCTGGAATTCCCGTGGGCTGGTGAGGGGGCATCCGGCGCGTTGTCCGCGGTTGGACACGCGTTCCTTCAGACATCTCTCGACGGCCAGGCCTCCGGCGGGCAAAGGGGCGTTGCCCCTCTGCACTCCCCACCAGGGTGCCCCTGGACCCGGTTGGGATGAGTAGGGCATCATCCGTTGGTTCGATGCGGCCAACAGCGGTTCTGTTTCGTGGAGCGCTCCCATGACGCGATCCTTGAGTCGACGGCAGTTTCTCGTTGCGTCCGGCGCGGCCGGGATCGCCGGAACCCAGGGACTCGAATTGTTCGCCGCTGCGGCCGAGGTGAAGGGGGCCGCGGCGCCGCTCCCCTCAATCACGATCCCCGACTGGGTTCGCGACGTCACCCGCATGTCGTTCCTCGCTCCGGGGCTCGTTCCCGACGTCGCCCGCGCCGGCGTTCAGGTCGTCCACGGCAACGCCGTCTGGCCCTACTACCCCCTGCGGCGGGACCGTGGAAACCTCAAGCCAGAAGAACAGACCTCTCTGCGGCAGTTCGTCGACGAAACACACCGCCACGGAATGCGGCTCGTCCTGGGCCTCCCCCCATTCCCCTCCGTCGCGGCGATGCAGGCCCACCCCGAATGGCGGGTCGCGCCGGAGCCCGGCGAAAAGTCACTGGCGGTCGTTCCGGAGGAGGGGAACCTCGGGACCCGGATCCCCTGCAACCTCGGCCCGTGGGGGGACTACCTCATTGAGCTCTGCGCGGAGCTGATGACCGACTACGGCCTCGACGGCTACTCGTTCGACGGCAACTACGCGCCGCCTCTCTGCTACTGCGGGACCTGCCGCGCCGCCTACCGGGCCGAGGCCGGGCAGGAGCTTCCGCCGGCGGTCAATCTCGATGACGTCGCCTATCGCCGCTACCTCGTCTGGCGAGGCGAGAAACTGGAGCAGCACTACGCCCGGCTGCAGGCCCGGCTCAAGGGGCTGCGGCCCGACGCCGTCATCATGACCTGGACCGTCAACGCCGGACGGTACGGGCACTTCCTCCATTCGCCCCGGGCGATGCCGGCGCGGCTCAACCGGCTGATCGACCTGCCGATGCAGGAATGGTGGCTCGACGAAACGAACCTCGGAATGAGTGTCATCCCGTCGTTCGGGGCGGAGTACCTGGCGTGCGTGGCGGGCTACGGTCCCAACGGGTGCGAGCCGTACCTGATGTCGCGGGGCAACCCCTACAGCGGCGACAGTTTTCCGGCCCACGAGCGAATGATCCGCTCGATGCAGGTCCTGGCCCACGGGAGCACGACCGCCCACTCGGTCGGCTGGACGAACGGCGTCGAGGGGGCCGCCCCAATCTTCGCCGAGACGAAACGCCGCGAGCCGTGGATCACCAGGGCCCGACCGCTACCGTGGTGCGCGATGCTCGTCAGCGAGCAGACGCGGCAGTTCTACGCCTACCGGGATATCGCCGAGCGGTTCCTCCCCGCGCCGCTGGGAGCGTACCGCGCGGCGCTCGAAGACCATCTGCCGCTGTCGCTCCTCAACGACTGGGATGTGACGGCCGAATCGCTGGCGAAGTTCCGCGTGCTGGTCCTCCCGAACGCCGCAGCCTTGTCCGAGGTCCAGATCGAAGCGATCCGGAGATACGTGACCGAGGGCGGGGGGCTCGTCGCCTCGACGGAGTCCTCGCTGTGTGACGAACTCGGCCAGCCCCGGAAGGACTTCGGGCTGGCCGATCTCTTCGGTGTCTCGTACCGAGGGCGGCCGCAGACGACGGTGGGGAAGGCGCCGATCGATCCGAACTTCGCCATCGCGCTCGACGAGCGGTACTGGCAGCAGCGAGTCGGTGCCGCGACGCTGGCGTGGGAGGCCCATCCCCTCGTCGACTTCGAAGGACTCCAGGCGCTCGTCCCGGCGAAGCGGTCCCGGTTCAAAGGCCCGCAGGTTCTGGTCAGTCACCCGGAGAAGCCGGAGGAGGTTGCGGCCCGACTGATTCCCGACGGAGAGGGGGGCGTCCCGATGGACCAGGCCGCGTCGCCCGCGATCGTCGCCCGAACCGTCGGACGCGGGCGGGTCGTCTACTTTGCGGCGGGCGTCGATGCGGGGCTGTGGAGCTACGCCTACCCCTACGAGCGGATTCTCTTTAACCGGGCGATCGAATGGGCCGCCGGCGGGCCACCCCCGATCCAGGTCACCGCGCCGCGGTGCGTCGGGGTGACCTTCAAGGAGCGGGATGTCGAGGGAACTGACAGTCGCCAGCTTGTGATCCACTTCCTGAACAACGTGCAGACGACGGCGGGGCACGGCCTTCCGGGGACCGACGTCCCGCTCCGCGAGGAGTCACTCCCGATCCATGGCATCCGCGTCACGTTTCGCGATCGGGCCAGCGTCCCGAGGCGGTTCCACGTCGAGCCAGGGAACATCCAGCCTCGCGTCATCCACGAAGGGGACCGGACCACGGTCGAGCTTCCCCCGCTCGACATCCACTGCATGCTGATCGGCGAGCCAGCCTGAGCCGGTTACGGCCTACAACGTTTCGGAGCGAAGCCACTCCATCCGCACATTCACAAGCCGCTCGCCACGGCACTCGACCGTCTGCCGGGCGATCGTCGAGAAGCCGAGCGATTCGAAGAACGGGAGCGCGGTGAGGCTCGCTTCGACAAAGAGCCGCTCGAGCCCCTGCCGTTCCGCTTCGGCCAGGATCGCTTGCAGCATCGCCCGGCCGACGCCCTGCCGCTGGTGGTCCGCCGAGACGTAGACCCGGTCGATGTGTCCATCGGGCTCCAGCTCGGCGAAGCCTGCCACGCGCGGCGGCTCGGAACTGTCCTCCGCCACGACGACGAAGCGGTCCTCAAACCGCCGGCACCATGCCGATGCGTCGATCTCGTCCGAGGCCCAGGCGGTGATCTGGCTGGCGGGATAGTCGCGGATGTTCACGCGGCGGATCGTGTCGCGGAACAGGTGGAGCAACCGGGGGCCGTCATCGGGGCGGTAGGGGCGGAGGCGGATCATCAGGATGGCGGCGGGGCAGAGAAGGGCGGTGGCGGACGAGGTGACCGGCGTGTCGGGACTCAACCGGCGTAGGCTTTCCGGAGGACTTCGATGTCGAGCTTCTTCATCTAGAACATCGCCTGCATGGCCCGCTGGGACTTCACCGGGTCCGGTCCGGAGATGAGCTCCGGCAGGACCTTCGGGACGATCTGCCAAGAGACGCCGAACTTGTCTTTCAGCCAGCCGCACTGCTGGGCACTCGGGTCGCCGTCTTCGTTGAGCTTCACCCAGTAGTGATCGACTTCCTCCTGCGTGTCGCACATCACCTGGAACGAGATCGCCTCGTTGAATCGGAAGATCGGGCCGCCGTTGAGTCCCGTGAACGGAACTCCGTTGAGCTCGAACTCGACCGTCAGCACCGAGCCCGGCTCCTTTCCGTGGTACTCCTTGCCGGCTTCGCCGTAGTGGGCCGTCCGGCCGATCCGCGAGTTGGGGAAGATCGCTGTATAAAATTTGGCCGCCTCTTCCGCCTGATGATCGAACCACAGGCAGGTGACGATGGGCTGAATGCTGGGCATGAGACGCTCCGGGCTGGGACGGGTGACAAGTCGGCGTTTGAGTGACGCCAGTCCGTCGGAGTGCGAACCGCGCGCCCGAAATGGTAGACTCCGATCGTGGCCGCGTCCCTCGCGGCTCTCGCGGGCAATGCGCAAGAAGGGCACCATGAACGTCGACCAGGTTCAAGAACTGATCGCCTCCGGCGGACTTTTGACCGAGTCCGGTCTCGAGCGACATCGCCAGGCGTGGCGGGAGTCGGGAGGGACGGACGAACAGGGGGATGAGTTCATCCGCTCGCTGGCGGCGCAGCAGATCCTGACCGACTTCCAGGCGGCCGCCCTGCTCGCGGGGATTCCGGGGCCGTACATGCTGGGCCCGTACCGCGTGCAGTCCTATGTGGCGGCGGGGCGGCTGGGGAACGTCTACCGGGCGGTCCATGCGGAGTTCGACCAGCCGGTCAGCCTGAAGGTTTTTCCGGCCTCCCTGGGGCAGAACCCGGAGCGGGTGGCGCGGCTGGGGCGGGAGGCCCGCGTTGGTGTGCTGGTCGACAACCTGCACGTCATCAAGACGTTCCAGGTTGGGAAGGTGGGCGACGTCACGTTCATCGCCATGGAAGAGCTGAACGGCGAGACGCTCCAGAAGCGGCTCGACCGGGAGGGGGCGCTGCCGATCGAGGACGCCTGCCAGCTCATCGCACAGGCGGCGACGGGGCTTGAGTACCTGCACTCGCAGGAGATTATCCATCGCGACATCTGCCCCGCCAACCTGTGGATCACCGCCTACGGGATGGTGAAGATCATGGAGTTCGGGGCGGCCCTCGACGCTCTGGCGTTCCTGGATTCGCTCACGGAGGAGACCCCCGCGGAGCAGGTCCAGCATGCGGATCCGGTCGGGACCTACGCCTATATGTCCGCCGTTCAGGCTCGGGATCCGAACCAGGCGGACGTTTCGACCGATCTCTACAGCCTGGGGTGCACGCTGTACCACGCCTTGGCGGGGCAGGTGCCGTTCCCCGATGCGGATCCGGTGCGGCAGATGCTTCGGCACGCGACGGAGACGCCGCGGCCGCTGAAGCTGTTCAATCCGGACGTTCCCGACGAGCTGCAGGCGATTGTCTCGCGGTTGATGGCCAAGCCGTCCGAGCCTCGATTCGAGTCCGCCGCCGAGGTGTCCGAAGCGCTGGCTGCGATTCACGCTCCCGAGCCGCACTCGAATGTCCCGCTGTTCAAGCAGGACTTTATGACGTGGGTCAGTACGGGAGCGGAGTTGAAGGAGGATCCGGTGGAGGAGTACGAGCCGGAGTTCCAGAATTTTGTGGATTGGGTCGCCGACCAGAGCCTGCCGAGGGTGTAGTCAAAGAACCGGGTCCAGGGGCACCCTGGTGGGGGATGCAAGGGGGCAACGCCCTCTTGCCCGCCGGAGGCCTGGCCGTCGAGAGATGTCTGAAGGAGTTTGTGTCCAAACGCGGACACCGTGCCGTATGCCCCCTCACCAACCCGCGGGGATTCCAGGGCGATCGGTGAGTTCTCAACGCCGGTTCCACAAAGGGGACGTCCGTGGCTTACCACAGTTACTCATAGAAGAGGCCTCCGGCGGCAAGGGGTGACCCCCTTGACCCCGGCTGCCGTCGCACGTTGGGTTTGAGCTATGGGCGTCGCGCCGGCGAGGACGTCGTTCAGTCGCCCGCGCCAGGGGGAAACGAAAAAAGCGTCAGAGGGATCGCATCCCTCTGACGCTTCTCATTCTCAGAGGCTCAATCTCTACCGCACGACGCGGTCCGCGTTGTACCCGACAATCGTCGCCTCGGGAGCCAGGACGTAAATCTCGACGCGGCGGTTCTTTTGACGGTTCGGCTCGCTGACATTCGTCACGACCGGCTGATGCTTGCTGTAGCCGCCAATCCCCATCCGGTACTCAGAGACACCGTTCTTCGCAAGGTGCTTCACGACCGACGTCGCCCGGTGAGCCGACAGCTCCCAGTTCGAGTCATGGCGGGCCTTGGTCGCAGGCCGCACGACCGGCTGGTCATCCGTATGCCCGACGACCAGCACATGGAACTGCTTCGCCTCGGCATCGTTGACGATCG of Planctomyces sp. SH-PL14 contains these proteins:
- a CDS encoding glucosamine-6-phosphate isomerase, with product MDLLTTLPGSLMEHFFPAGWDLKKIDACVDDDPKSITIRQKFWHPKFQPVPCDSIHDFDTLLGHEIALTIKQSRDAGEKLALILPVGPMGMYRWAVYFLTEWGVPCDHVFGFNMDEWSDAQGNTLPSTNPGAFQYAMEQAFYGPLGKLTVPKKQRNFALKKNLPTYADRIGELKSGGAKLGVIFGIGRVCHIAFWEPHFAAEYKTEAEWKQQSYRIGAKLHPLTVEQNAITSFKSRTTLVPAYANTIGPALFLSADKIIGGADGTLGRGMMWQGLSLWMTLRHGPSPWIPSSYMPTQPGRLFFLKELAGPLVAECN
- a CDS encoding beta-propeller fold lactonase family protein, translating into MVRRIGLGLLLAWCLAISVQEATAGTSNSLMDISTDGKLMACANRDANSLSIIDLSSKKTTHVLPIGLHPEGVTFLGDSHDVAVAVYGDDLIKVVSAETGETKQSIEVFDEPYSVVASKDGATIYATLDYPGKVLAIDAASGKITQEWSAGQFLRGLALGPDGTRLYVTEYYTGIVKAVDTATGQVVEEWVGSAQDNLARQIILHPSRPKAYVPHIRSRITVAQGDGSIFPYISMIDTDSKEESRRRRVQMDSFRGTYVTANPSEVAVSPDGSRLFVVFGGTDDMFVCDVLDDNYREIKFRQLIQLGANPRAVRVSPDGERFYVYNALDYQVVSYDAGSGEPLGKIQTCENPHDEEMWLGKRLFYLAKQPMVGLRWISCSSCHPDGDPDGRTWQQPEGLRQTQPLAGLAWTHPLHWSADRDEVQDFEHTVRGPLMQGRGLVKGRIHDSLANPNSGLSKELDALAVYSNSHQFPLSPYARNGLSAAAKRGQTLFHSEAVGCAKCHSGAFYSDSRPGEKFTMHDVGTGTADKSEKMGTKYDSPTLLGLYRSAPYLHDGTAATLEEVLTTQNAGDRHGKTSQLSKTEVADLVEFLKALPFEDPVPAAKDQGLKQVRK
- a CDS encoding M20/M25/M40 family metallo-hydrolase — translated: MPLSLRRLLPLTTLTALGLLAGASLLLADATTDSEKRLLDDVRQLASDEWEGRGLGTQGINKAADFIRDQFAAAGLNVTVDDGDAFQEFDVVNGVELEGTNELALVGPDGKATPLKIKGDFEVGSFGDSGTLDTPLVFVGYGIDIEGAYNDYDGIDVKDKVVVLMRRTPQQDAKDGPFSGHGAAQYGALRTKVSNAFRRGAKGIILLNDPHTGRDDAARLQEQLEKARSRIAEAALAFDSTPADKNEEVRKTLAEAAKHYREVKEQVEKNDTDPLMAFGYGGAKPGDSVPIFHLKRSVLDPVLKATLKKTSEEIEAEIDKTGKPLSADLIGWKAVGQVHLKVLRAKIKNVVGVLEPAAGPLAKETIVVGAHYDHLGYGEEGSMLPGSKEIHNGADDNASGTAGLLELVRRLSAERERIPRRIVFIAFTGEERGLLGSAYYVKTPLVPLEDTIAMFNLDMIGRLDADKLTVYGTGTAPVWNALVDEANKSLKFEITKKPEGFGPSDHSSFYAKKIPVMHVFTGLHADYHRPADDWDKLNVPGMRRICDFYEQLILGIARADKRPEYIRIEGNSQLAREGSRPYFGSIPDFNSDAKGYAIQGVAPDSPAEKGGIKAGDVIIGVGKDKVGSLDDFDLALRKFKAGEEVDVTVRRGMEEVTLKVTLAKPRA
- a CDS encoding alpha-amylase family protein, with translation MTRSLSRRQFLVASGAAGIAGTQGLELFAAAAEVKGAAAPLPSITIPDWVRDVTRMSFLAPGLVPDVARAGVQVVHGNAVWPYYPLRRDRGNLKPEEQTSLRQFVDETHRHGMRLVLGLPPFPSVAAMQAHPEWRVAPEPGEKSLAVVPEEGNLGTRIPCNLGPWGDYLIELCAELMTDYGLDGYSFDGNYAPPLCYCGTCRAAYRAEAGQELPPAVNLDDVAYRRYLVWRGEKLEQHYARLQARLKGLRPDAVIMTWTVNAGRYGHFLHSPRAMPARLNRLIDLPMQEWWLDETNLGMSVIPSFGAEYLACVAGYGPNGCEPYLMSRGNPYSGDSFPAHERMIRSMQVLAHGSTTAHSVGWTNGVEGAAPIFAETKRREPWITRARPLPWCAMLVSEQTRQFYAYRDIAERFLPAPLGAYRAALEDHLPLSLLNDWDVTAESLAKFRVLVLPNAAALSEVQIEAIRRYVTEGGGLVASTESSLCDELGQPRKDFGLADLFGVSYRGRPQTTVGKAPIDPNFAIALDERYWQQRVGAATLAWEAHPLVDFEGLQALVPAKRSRFKGPQVLVSHPEKPEEVAARLIPDGEGGVPMDQAASPAIVARTVGRGRVVYFAAGVDAGLWSYAYPYERILFNRAIEWAAGGPPPIQVTAPRCVGVTFKERDVEGTDSRQLVIHFLNNVQTTAGHGLPGTDVPLREESLPIHGIRVTFRDRASVPRRFHVEPGNIQPRVIHEGDRTTVELPPLDIHCMLIGEPA
- a CDS encoding GNAT family N-acetyltransferase, translating into MSPDTPVTSSATALLCPAAILMIRLRPYRPDDGPRLLHLFRDTIRRVNIRDYPASQITAWASDEIDASAWCRRFEDRFVVVAEDSSEPPRVAGFAELEPDGHIDRVYVSADHQRQGVGRAMLQAILAEAERQGLERLFVEASLTALPFFESLGFSTIARQTVECRGERLVNVRMEWLRSETL
- a CDS encoding VOC family protein; this translates as MPSIQPIVTCLWFDHQAEEAAKFYTAIFPNSRIGRTAHYGEAGKEYHGKEPGSVLTVEFELNGVPFTGLNGGPIFRFNEAISFQVMCDTQEEVDHYWVKLNEDGDPSAQQCGWLKDKFGVSWQIVPKVLPELISGPDPVKSQRAMQAMF
- a CDS encoding serine/threonine-protein kinase — translated: MNVDQVQELIASGGLLTESGLERHRQAWRESGGTDEQGDEFIRSLAAQQILTDFQAAALLAGIPGPYMLGPYRVQSYVAAGRLGNVYRAVHAEFDQPVSLKVFPASLGQNPERVARLGREARVGVLVDNLHVIKTFQVGKVGDVTFIAMEELNGETLQKRLDREGALPIEDACQLIAQAATGLEYLHSQEIIHRDICPANLWITAYGMVKIMEFGAALDALAFLDSLTEETPAEQVQHADPVGTYAYMSAVQARDPNQADVSTDLYSLGCTLYHALAGQVPFPDADPVRQMLRHATETPRPLKLFNPDVPDELQAIVSRLMAKPSEPRFESAAEVSEALAAIHAPEPHSNVPLFKQDFMTWVSTGAELKEDPVEEYEPEFQNFVDWVADQSLPRV